Proteins encoded in a region of the Teredinibacter purpureus genome:
- the narL gene encoding two-component system response regulator NarL yields MTENAATILLVDDHPLLRKGLAQLIEFEDELVVIGEASNGKDAIAIAVEKDPDLIVLDLNMQGMDGIETLRGLREADVSSRIIMLTVSDNDEDVVSAITHGADGYLLKDMDPEQILENLKEAALGKMVISQKLTHILAGAIRGEGSDRPNLLAKLTSREHEILKYIAKGLSNKLIARELDISDGTVKVHVKHILKKLNLRSRVEAAVWMVNQK; encoded by the coding sequence ATGACAGAAAACGCCGCGACCATATTACTTGTCGACGACCATCCCCTACTCCGAAAAGGCCTAGCGCAATTAATCGAGTTCGAAGATGAATTAGTTGTTATTGGCGAAGCCAGCAATGGTAAAGATGCAATTGCGATAGCGGTAGAAAAAGATCCCGACCTCATTGTGTTAGATTTAAATATGCAAGGTATGGACGGTATAGAAACGCTACGGGGCCTAAGGGAAGCTGATGTAAGCTCTCGCATTATTATGCTCACCGTTTCCGATAACGACGAAGATGTTGTAAGTGCAATTACGCACGGCGCAGATGGCTACCTGCTAAAAGACATGGATCCCGAACAAATTCTTGAAAACTTAAAAGAAGCCGCACTGGGAAAAATGGTTATCAGCCAGAAACTCACCCATATTTTGGCTGGCGCCATTAGAGGCGAAGGTAGCGATAGGCCCAATCTACTGGCAAAATTAACCAGCCGTGAACATGAAATTTTAAAGTATATTGCGAAGGGTTTAAGTAATAAACTTATTGCACGAGAACTGGACATATCGGACGGCACCGTTAAAGTACACGTTAAACATATCTTAAAAAAATTAAACTTGCGTTCTCGCGTTGAGGCCGCAGTATGGATGGTCAATCAAAAATGA